The sequence GCGAGATCGTGCCGACGGCCGCCTTCCTCAAGGTGCTCGCCGAACTCACCCCGGCTGGCGAGGAGTTGCCCGGCATCGAGGAGCCGGCGCTGCTGCTCGGCCAGTACCTCTCGGCGCTGGAGATCCTCACCGTCGAGCAGGAGGAGAACCTGCACCTGCGGATACTGAAGGGCGCGGCCGCCCTCGGGCACACCAGGGTGGTGTTCAAGCCGCACCCGTCCGCCCCGCCGAGCTTCACCCGCTCCCTGGAGAAGGAGGCGGAGAAGCTGAAGGTCGAACTGACCGTGCTCGACACCCCGGTGCTGGCCGAGGTGCTGTACCAGCGGATGCGTCCCGCGCTGGTCGTCGGCTGCTTCTCCACCGCTCTGCTCACCGCCTCCGCGCTCTACGGCCTGCCGGTCGCCCGGATCGGCACCGAACTGCTGCTGGAGCAGCTGGCGCCGTACGAGAACAGCAACCGGGTCCCGGTGACCATCGTCGACGCGCTGCTGCCGGAGCTGACCGACACCGCCGCGGTCACCGAGCAGCGCCGGGGCATGACGGTCGAGGCGCTGAGCGGCCTGCTGGGCGCGGTGGGCTTCGCGATGCAGCCGAAGATCCTGCCGCGGCTGCGCGAAGAGGCCGAGGGCTGGCTCGCGAAGAACCTGAACGGCCGCACCCTGCGCTACTTCAAGCGGCGGCGGCTGTCCTCGCTGGCCCTGCCCGGCGGGGTGCCGGCCCAGCTGGCGTTCATCCCGCGCAACGCGACCGTGCGCCGGGTGGCCCGCAAGGCGCGCAGCCTGCGCAAGGGCGCACGGAGCTGAAGCGAGCCGGGCCGGGGGGGCGGGCCGCGCGCGGCCGGGTGAGCCGTCACGGCGGCGGGCGAGCCGTCAGCAGCAAGTGAGCCGTCAGCAGCCGGTGAGTCACGAGCGGGGCCG comes from Streptomyces sp. FXJ1.172 and encodes:
- a CDS encoding polysialyltransferase family glycosyltransferase is translated as MTTQIFQASTLYGTATLAAALDSGCFRPADRRILLVCNNSATPETTPGLDEAPGFEKLRDRFDEVISYNETIHPFHPGGWAPRVDDMPLWERFLRHEWRLGDEDVALVVESIQVNPSLALGQIFTGAPVTVYADGLMSYGPTRNKIDPLVGTRVDRVLHLDLVPGLDPLLLTEFGVPGEIVPTAAFLKVLAELTPAGEELPGIEEPALLLGQYLSALEILTVEQEENLHLRILKGAAALGHTRVVFKPHPSAPPSFTRSLEKEAEKLKVELTVLDTPVLAEVLYQRMRPALVVGCFSTALLTASALYGLPVARIGTELLLEQLAPYENSNRVPVTIVDALLPELTDTAAVTEQRRGMTVEALSGLLGAVGFAMQPKILPRLREEAEGWLAKNLNGRTLRYFKRRRLSSLALPGGVPAQLAFIPRNATVRRVARKARSLRKGARS